Within Oscillatoria salina IIICB1, the genomic segment TAGCTGATTGCGTCAATGCCTGTCCTGTAGCCTGTATTCATCCAGGTCCCGGTAAAAATAGCAAGGGGACTGATTGGTATTGGATTGATTTTGATACTTGTATCGACTGTGGGATTTGTCTACAAGTATGTCCTGTAGAA encodes:
- a CDS encoding indolepyruvate ferredoxin oxidoreductase subunit alpha, which produces MAHTIVTNICEGVADCVNACPVACIHPGPGKNSKGTDWYWIDFDTCIDCGICLQVCPVEGAIVPEERPDLQKTPE